The following are encoded in a window of Sinomonas cyclohexanicum genomic DNA:
- a CDS encoding N-carbamoylsarcosine amidohydrolase produces MSQDLEVAQDIEARLAAVLEEAFEAGTDIYNERGFKRRVGYGNRPAVIHIDLANAWTRPGHPFSCPGMETIIPNVQRINEAARAKGVPVFYTTNVYRNRDASSGTNDMGLWYSKIPVETLPADSYWAQIDDRIAPAEGEVVIEKNRASAFPGTNLELFLTSNRIDTLIVTGATAAGCVRHTVEDAIAKGFRPIIARETIGDRVPGVVQWNLYDIDNKFGDVESTDSVVEYLNRLPQFEDTVPKTLADPQPEVQAPSDPA; encoded by the coding sequence ATGAGCCAGGACCTCGAAGTGGCCCAGGACATCGAAGCCCGTCTTGCAGCAGTGCTGGAGGAGGCGTTCGAAGCCGGCACAGACATCTACAACGAGCGCGGCTTCAAGCGCCGGGTCGGCTACGGCAACCGCCCCGCCGTCATCCACATCGACCTCGCCAACGCCTGGACGCGTCCGGGCCACCCGTTCAGCTGCCCGGGCATGGAGACGATCATCCCCAACGTCCAGCGGATCAACGAGGCCGCGCGCGCCAAGGGGGTCCCCGTCTTCTACACCACCAACGTGTACCGCAACCGCGACGCCTCCTCCGGCACGAACGACATGGGCCTGTGGTATTCGAAGATCCCCGTGGAGACCCTTCCGGCGGACTCCTACTGGGCCCAGATCGATGACCGCATCGCGCCCGCAGAAGGCGAGGTCGTGATCGAGAAGAACCGCGCCTCGGCGTTCCCCGGGACGAACCTCGAGCTCTTCCTGACCTCCAACCGCATCGACACCTTGATCGTGACCGGTGCGACCGCGGCCGGGTGCGTGCGCCACACCGTTGAGGACGCCATCGCGAAGGGGTTCCGCCCGATCATCGCGAGGGAGACCATCGGCGACCGTGTCCCGGGCGTCGTGCAGTGGAACCTCTACGACATCGACAACAAGTTCGGTGACGTGGAGTCCACGGATTCGGTGGTGGAGTACCTCAACCGCCTCCCGCAGTTCGAGGACACCGTCCCCAAGACCCTCGCGGACCCCCAGCCCGAGGTCCAGGCCCCCTCAGATCCGGCCTGA
- a CDS encoding MFS transporter, producing MEPMESTLDPTTAAGSPRARTTAAAPAAGQLTPRDVRIATWICFFAWTFAVYDFVLFGNLLPVLAAEVGWAPSQSTAVNTWVTAGTALVAFAVGPLVDRIGRRKGILISVIGAAIASLLTAVAGWAVGIVGGIGVVLLILVRSAAGLGYAEQSVNAAYLNELFAHAYTDPAKARRRGLIYSLVQSGWPIGSVLAAASIYLLFPVGGWALCFIVAAFPAIFIVIAGRWLKESPQFEAHRHANTTGSPLAEAFRGESLRSTVVIGLSFLLNWVGVLVFAILGTSLLSAPDGKDIPFTNALVILVVSNATAFAGYVFHGWLGDRIGRRNTIALGWILCGASFTAMLLAPSGNFGVVVAFYSAGLFFLIGPFSALLFFNGESFPVRTRATGGSIINAGGQVGAIISSFLITLALGAGWTWSTAAFWIGCVPIFASGLLILAARNVNPRTVRQD from the coding sequence ATGGAACCGATGGAAAGCACCCTCGATCCGACGACCGCGGCCGGGTCGCCCCGCGCGCGCACGACGGCGGCCGCCCCCGCCGCCGGACAGCTCACCCCGCGCGACGTCCGCATTGCCACGTGGATCTGCTTCTTCGCGTGGACGTTCGCCGTGTACGACTTCGTCCTGTTCGGCAACCTGCTCCCCGTCCTCGCGGCTGAGGTCGGCTGGGCCCCCTCGCAGTCCACCGCGGTCAACACGTGGGTCACGGCCGGCACGGCGCTCGTGGCGTTCGCCGTCGGCCCCCTCGTGGACCGGATCGGGCGCCGCAAGGGCATCCTCATCTCCGTCATCGGCGCGGCGATTGCCTCGCTCCTGACCGCCGTCGCCGGCTGGGCGGTGGGCATCGTGGGCGGTATCGGCGTCGTGCTGCTGATCCTCGTGCGCTCGGCCGCCGGTCTCGGCTACGCCGAGCAGTCGGTCAATGCGGCCTACCTCAACGAGCTCTTCGCCCATGCCTACACCGATCCGGCCAAGGCGCGGCGCCGCGGCCTGATCTACTCCCTCGTGCAGTCAGGCTGGCCGATCGGCTCTGTGCTCGCGGCGGCGTCGATCTACCTGCTGTTCCCCGTGGGCGGGTGGGCGCTGTGCTTCATCGTCGCCGCGTTCCCTGCGATCTTCATCGTCATCGCGGGGCGCTGGCTCAAGGAGAGCCCGCAGTTCGAGGCACACCGGCACGCGAATACGACCGGCTCGCCGCTCGCCGAGGCGTTCCGGGGAGAGTCGCTGCGCTCGACCGTGGTGATCGGCCTCTCGTTCCTGCTCAACTGGGTCGGCGTCCTCGTGTTCGCGATCCTCGGGACGTCCCTCCTGAGCGCCCCGGACGGCAAGGACATCCCGTTCACGAACGCCCTCGTGATCCTCGTCGTCTCGAATGCCACCGCATTCGCGGGCTACGTGTTCCACGGCTGGCTGGGCGACCGGATCGGCCGGCGCAACACGATCGCCCTCGGCTGGATCCTGTGCGGGGCCTCGTTCACGGCGATGCTCCTCGCGCCGTCGGGGAACTTCGGGGTCGTCGTCGCGTTCTACAGCGCGGGTCTGTTCTTCCTCATCGGCCCGTTCTCCGCGCTGCTGTTCTTCAACGGCGAGAGCTTCCCCGTGCGGACGCGTGCCACCGGCGGCTCAATCATCAACGCTGGCGGGCAGGTCGGTGCGATCATCAGCAGCTTCCTCATCACGCTCGCCTTGGGCGCCGGGTGGACGTGGAGCACGGCGGCCTTCTGGATCGGCTGCGTGCCCATTTTCGCCTCGGGGCTGCTCATTCTCGCGGCCCGGAACGTCAACCCGCGCACCGTCCGCCAGGACTAG
- a CDS encoding PucR family transcriptional regulator, which yields MSLPLSEILAGGVLAVGAPVVVGGSAGVPQARVRWVHSSEVLEIAPLLSGGELLLTGGAALLALKPAAQAEYVWSLASRRVAALAVETAGTGARLPTELIEAADEAGLPLIELRQVVPFVEVAEAVNRRIVSAQVDALQTADRLSQALTERIASSGALLSPLITLIAETLDVHARVVDTRGVLLASAGPEPAQGAHGPDAELTVGGIGAARLELIGGPGADAELLETVLARVRSIVALALAQQHRPSLARLAEDELLRIVGAGGGGDRLIELCQAAGISANQPLVMAAVRRPADGAGDIEQRARTALPGALLIVDGAWVDILMPLPAPSGHAEREQMLGVLREAVARAGLTGALGPTAPTIRQAAFSLAEAKVTWRLGRSSKWTDAIHDASDFLVERTAERSLSRGAVDSIVEEVLGELIRLDRRNGGELVRTLDVWITSGCNATDAAQVLFLERQSLHKRLRRIFSAIGGDPRGRGKLGTLAFAVKLVRGNAQLRDDPRA from the coding sequence GTGTCACTGCCCTTGAGCGAGATCCTTGCCGGCGGGGTCCTCGCCGTCGGCGCCCCCGTGGTGGTGGGCGGCAGCGCCGGCGTTCCCCAGGCCCGCGTCCGGTGGGTCCACTCGAGTGAGGTCCTCGAGATCGCCCCCCTGCTCTCCGGCGGGGAACTCCTGCTCACCGGTGGCGCCGCGCTCCTCGCGCTCAAGCCCGCCGCTCAGGCCGAGTACGTGTGGAGCCTCGCGTCGCGACGGGTCGCGGCGCTCGCCGTCGAGACCGCCGGCACCGGTGCACGGCTCCCAACCGAGCTCATCGAGGCGGCGGATGAGGCCGGGCTGCCCCTCATCGAGCTGCGCCAGGTGGTGCCGTTCGTCGAGGTCGCGGAGGCGGTCAACCGACGCATCGTCTCGGCCCAGGTCGACGCGCTGCAGACCGCCGACCGGCTCTCCCAGGCCCTGACCGAGCGGATCGCCAGCTCCGGCGCACTGCTCAGCCCACTCATCACGCTCATCGCCGAGACCCTCGACGTCCACGCCCGGGTCGTGGACACCCGAGGTGTACTCCTGGCCTCGGCCGGCCCCGAGCCCGCACAGGGGGCGCACGGGCCGGACGCCGAGCTGACCGTGGGCGGGATCGGCGCCGCGCGGCTCGAACTCATCGGCGGGCCCGGCGCCGACGCGGAGCTGCTCGAGACCGTGCTCGCCCGGGTGCGCAGCATCGTGGCCCTCGCCCTCGCCCAGCAGCACCGGCCAAGCCTTGCCCGGCTCGCCGAGGACGAGCTCCTGCGCATCGTCGGCGCCGGCGGCGGCGGCGACCGGCTCATCGAGCTGTGCCAGGCCGCGGGGATCTCCGCGAACCAGCCGCTCGTGATGGCGGCCGTCCGGCGGCCGGCGGACGGGGCCGGAGACATCGAGCAGCGGGCCCGCACGGCACTGCCAGGCGCCCTGCTGATCGTGGACGGCGCCTGGGTGGACATCCTCATGCCCCTGCCCGCGCCCAGCGGCCACGCCGAGCGGGAGCAGATGCTCGGCGTCCTGCGCGAGGCGGTGGCGCGCGCGGGGCTCACCGGCGCGCTGGGGCCCACCGCGCCGACCATCCGACAGGCCGCGTTCTCACTCGCCGAGGCGAAGGTCACGTGGCGGCTGGGCCGATCCTCGAAGTGGACAGACGCGATCCACGACGCCTCCGACTTCCTCGTGGAGCGCACGGCCGAGCGGTCCCTCTCCCGCGGTGCGGTGGACTCCATCGTCGAGGAGGTGCTCGGGGAACTCATCCGGCTCGATCGTCGCAACGGCGGCGAGCTGGTCCGCACCCTCGACGTATGGATCACCTCCGGGTGCAACGCGACCGATGCGGCGCAGGTCCTCTTCCTCGAGCGCCAGTCACTGCACAAGCGGCTGCGGCGGATCTTCTCCGCGATCGGTGGCGACCCGCGCGGGCGCGGCAAGCTCGGAACCCTCGCGTTCGCGGTCAAGCTCGTGCGCGGCAACGCCCAGCTGCGGGACGATCCCCGCGCCTAG
- a CDS encoding hydantoinase B/oxoprolinase family protein, with protein MKRIGVDVGGTFTDLYFSDDEVGRAVIEKVPSTPDDPSRAVIDGLKRLVAKAGTSLAEVDQLVHGTTVATNIALTHTGAEVGMITTEGFRDILHIARHKKPHNFSLQQDMPWQAKPLIKRRHRLTVKERITAPNGDVLVPLDEDEVRERVRELKAAGVEAVAVCLLHSYLNPAHEQRIGQIVTEEFPEAYLSLSSDIVPLYREYERFSTTALNAYVGPKVSKYLARLASQVKALGYQREVLLMQSSGGMVPIKEAAKRPVTLMMSGPVGGLIGGMWAGRQSGFDNVVTLDIGGTSADIGVAYQGELRMRHLLDTKIGDHQAMVPMVDIDTIGAGGGSIAYVDAGGVFRVGPQSAGAVPGPVCYGRGGTEPTSTDAQLVLGRMRDRRTLAGAEMKLDVAASRTAMAKVADKLGMSVEEAALGALQVQKFGMTQAIEQNSVRRGYDPRDFTLVAAGGAGALFACEIAAELEVPKVLIPAHPGIIAATGLLATDEKYEFVATRRFTFANADPAAIQASYEALEGEAHAQLDSEDVPAERRKLVWLADARYEGQGYEIRFVAPEGPVDQAWLEKAEAAFHDAHFEEYGHQFKNGTVEVINIRVDASAVMDELPTPEVTSSGSLHEALVETRAVTFEQDGKPVTVDTPFYDREKMGVGTTFIGPAIIEQYDSTVVVPPRFSGTVDPAGNLVIDCPVATQTAEKLATPILMRVIGGALNSAAKEMASVLFRMAYSSIIRESEDLGAGLFDKDGNVLAESDSTPMFMGSMPKIVKGVISVLGEDIHEGDVILHNDPYLGATHSPDVAIIEPIFHDGQLVGFAGASGQLIDNGGAYSGLMVDIQDIQSEGTIFRAIKIYEKGVRQESLIRHILNNTRTPTSNEGDFQAMIAACELAKARYLALIERYGFDAVREAGQSWIDYSERMLRQEIAKIPDGVYETEVGYLDDDGRNYGKKLPIKVKVIIEGDEITYDLTGSSPQVPTAYNCAFEGTTVSAFTFITRMMFLDEVAFPVFVPQNEGMLKPLKVIAPEGTIFNPKYPAATFSRFSQVQRAVDLALRALAPVIPDRVTAGNSAHIHFISYSGWDEKQGEYWVYLEVNEGSYGARATSDGPDSVDNLIANTRNNPIEELEWRFPMRTDRYELRSEPAAAGEFRGGIGIVRENTFLTDTAITCEGERHESDAPWGAFGGHDGLNGSLVKNPGRAGEESWPSKVTGRQLLAGDSLQITVPSGGGFGDPLRRDPQKVLEDVLDGFTTLEAAERDYGVVIDATTMTVDAALTAERRSPAPAYATL; from the coding sequence CCGGCACAAGAAGCCGCACAACTTCTCGCTGCAGCAGGACATGCCCTGGCAGGCCAAGCCCCTCATCAAGCGCCGCCACCGCCTCACCGTCAAGGAGCGCATCACCGCCCCGAACGGGGATGTCCTGGTTCCCCTGGACGAGGACGAGGTCCGTGAGCGCGTGCGGGAGCTGAAGGCTGCCGGCGTCGAGGCGGTCGCGGTCTGCCTGCTGCACTCCTACCTGAACCCGGCCCACGAGCAGCGGATCGGTCAGATCGTCACCGAGGAGTTCCCCGAGGCCTACCTGTCCCTCTCCAGCGACATCGTGCCGCTGTACCGGGAGTACGAGCGGTTCTCCACCACGGCCCTCAACGCCTACGTGGGGCCCAAGGTCTCCAAGTACCTGGCCCGGCTCGCGTCCCAGGTCAAGGCGCTCGGCTACCAGCGCGAGGTCCTCCTCATGCAGTCCTCGGGCGGCATGGTGCCGATCAAGGAGGCCGCCAAGAGGCCGGTCACGCTGATGATGTCCGGACCGGTCGGCGGCCTGATCGGCGGCATGTGGGCCGGCCGCCAGTCCGGCTTCGACAACGTCGTCACCCTGGACATCGGAGGGACCTCGGCGGACATCGGCGTCGCCTACCAGGGGGAGCTGCGCATGCGCCACCTGCTGGACACCAAGATCGGCGACCATCAGGCGATGGTGCCCATGGTGGACATCGACACCATCGGCGCCGGCGGCGGTTCCATCGCCTACGTCGACGCCGGCGGGGTCTTCCGCGTCGGGCCCCAGTCGGCTGGCGCCGTTCCGGGCCCAGTCTGCTACGGCCGCGGCGGCACGGAGCCGACGTCGACGGATGCCCAGCTCGTCCTCGGCCGCATGCGCGACCGCCGCACCCTGGCCGGCGCCGAGATGAAGCTCGACGTCGCGGCCTCGCGGACCGCGATGGCCAAGGTCGCAGACAAGCTCGGCATGAGTGTCGAGGAGGCCGCGCTCGGCGCCCTCCAGGTCCAGAAGTTCGGCATGACCCAGGCGATCGAGCAGAACTCCGTGCGCCGCGGCTACGACCCGCGCGACTTCACCCTCGTCGCCGCCGGCGGTGCCGGCGCACTGTTCGCCTGCGAGATCGCCGCGGAGCTCGAGGTCCCGAAGGTCTTGATCCCGGCCCACCCCGGCATCATCGCCGCGACCGGCCTGCTGGCCACCGACGAGAAGTACGAGTTCGTGGCCACGCGGCGGTTCACGTTCGCCAATGCCGACCCCGCCGCCATCCAGGCCTCCTACGAGGCGCTGGAGGGCGAGGCCCACGCGCAGCTCGACTCTGAGGACGTCCCGGCCGAACGGCGCAAGCTCGTTTGGCTCGCCGACGCGCGCTATGAGGGCCAGGGCTACGAGATCCGCTTCGTCGCCCCCGAAGGGCCGGTCGACCAGGCCTGGCTCGAGAAGGCCGAGGCAGCCTTCCACGACGCCCACTTCGAGGAGTACGGCCACCAGTTCAAGAACGGCACCGTCGAGGTCATCAACATCCGCGTCGACGCGAGCGCCGTGATGGATGAGCTGCCCACGCCGGAGGTGACATCGTCCGGTTCCCTCCATGAGGCCCTCGTGGAGACCCGCGCGGTGACGTTCGAGCAGGACGGCAAGCCCGTCACGGTGGACACCCCCTTCTACGACCGGGAGAAGATGGGCGTCGGCACCACCTTCATCGGACCCGCCATCATCGAGCAGTACGACTCCACCGTTGTCGTCCCCCCGAGGTTCTCCGGAACAGTGGACCCGGCCGGCAACCTCGTCATCGACTGCCCGGTCGCCACCCAGACCGCAGAGAAGCTCGCCACTCCGATCCTGATGCGCGTGATCGGGGGCGCCCTGAACTCCGCGGCGAAGGAAATGGCCTCCGTGCTGTTCCGCATGGCCTACTCCTCGATCATCCGCGAGTCCGAGGACCTCGGCGCTGGCCTGTTCGACAAGGACGGCAACGTACTCGCCGAGTCCGACTCCACACCGATGTTCATGGGTTCCATGCCCAAGATCGTCAAGGGCGTCATCTCGGTCCTCGGCGAGGACATCCATGAGGGCGACGTCATCCTGCACAATGACCCGTACCTCGGCGCCACCCACTCCCCCGACGTGGCGATCATCGAACCGATCTTCCACGACGGGCAGCTCGTGGGCTTCGCCGGCGCCTCCGGCCAGCTGATCGACAACGGCGGCGCCTACTCCGGCCTCATGGTGGACATCCAGGACATCCAGTCCGAAGGCACCATCTTCCGCGCGATCAAGATCTACGAAAAGGGCGTCCGGCAGGAATCGCTCATCCGGCACATCCTCAACAACACCCGCACGCCCACCTCCAACGAGGGCGACTTCCAGGCCATGATCGCCGCCTGCGAGCTGGCCAAGGCCCGCTACCTCGCCCTCATCGAGCGCTACGGCTTCGACGCGGTGCGCGAGGCTGGCCAGAGCTGGATCGACTACTCGGAGCGGATGCTGCGCCAGGAGATCGCCAAGATCCCGGACGGCGTCTACGAGACCGAGGTCGGCTACCTGGACGACGACGGCCGCAACTACGGCAAGAAGCTGCCGATCAAGGTCAAGGTCATCATCGAGGGCGACGAGATCACCTACGACCTCACCGGCTCGAGCCCCCAGGTGCCCACCGCCTACAACTGCGCCTTCGAGGGCACCACGGTCTCGGCATTCACCTTCATCACCCGGATGATGTTCCTCGACGAGGTCGCGTTCCCCGTGTTCGTGCCGCAGAACGAGGGCATGCTCAAGCCGCTGAAGGTGATCGCCCCGGAGGGCACCATCTTCAACCCGAAGTACCCGGCTGCGACCTTCTCGCGGTTCTCCCAGGTCCAGCGCGCCGTAGACCTCGCCCTGCGCGCACTCGCCCCGGTGATCCCCGACCGCGTCACCGCCGGCAATTCCGCCCACATCCACTTCATCTCCTACTCCGGATGGGACGAGAAGCAGGGCGAGTACTGGGTCTACCTCGAGGTCAACGAGGGATCCTACGGCGCCCGCGCCACGAGCGACGGTCCGGACTCTGTGGACAACCTCATCGCCAACACGCGCAACAACCCGATCGAGGAGCTCGAGTGGCGGTTCCCCATGCGCACCGACCGCTACGAACTGCGGTCCGAGCCCGCGGCCGCCGGTGAGTTCCGCGGAGGCATCGGCATCGTCCGCGAGAACACGTTCCTGACCGACACTGCGATCACGTGCGAGGGCGAACGCCACGAGTCCGACGCACCATGGGGCGCCTTCGGAGGCCACGACGGCCTCAACGGCTCGTTGGTGAAGAACCCCGGCCGGGCAGGCGAAGAGTCCTGGCCGTCCAAGGTGACCGGTCGCCAGCTCCTGGCCGGGGACTCCCTCCAGATCACCGTGCCCAGCGGCGGCGGCTTCGGCGATCCGCTCCGGCGCGATCCCCAGAAGGTCCTGGAAGACGTCCTCGACGGCTTCACCACCCTCGAGGCCGCCGAGCGCGACTACGGCGTGGTGATCGACGCGACCACCATGACGGTCGACGCCGCGCTCACCGCGGAACGCCGGTCCCCGGCACCCGCATACGCCACGCTCTAG
- a CDS encoding DUF2087 domain-containing protein translates to MQQQLIQFMAALANRRTRERFAAIVAGGTGGVPSGAADDALLLSAGVVEPLGDDLVRVSESRIRALLGHAREGIPARPEGKIDQLPRQHKRRLEVLRGLAGRILSAGERIPERELNARLGEHVMDIPGVRRALIDEDILRREADGSAYWLAVNG, encoded by the coding sequence ATGCAACAGCAGCTCATCCAATTCATGGCGGCGCTCGCGAATCGGCGCACGCGCGAACGCTTCGCCGCGATCGTTGCGGGCGGAACAGGCGGGGTACCCTCCGGTGCGGCGGACGATGCGCTCCTGCTCTCGGCCGGCGTGGTCGAGCCGCTGGGCGATGACCTCGTCCGAGTCTCAGAGTCCCGGATCCGAGCGCTCCTCGGGCATGCTCGGGAGGGGATTCCGGCGAGACCCGAGGGCAAGATCGATCAGCTTCCGCGGCAGCACAAGCGGCGGCTGGAGGTGCTGCGGGGCCTCGCGGGCCGGATCCTCAGTGCGGGGGAGCGGATTCCGGAGCGCGAGCTCAACGCGCGGCTGGGCGAGCACGTGATGGACATCCCCGGTGTGCGGCGGGCGCTCATTGATGAGGACATCCTGCGCCGCGAGGCCGACGGAAGCGCTTACTGGCTCGCCGTCAACGGGTGA
- a CDS encoding MFS transporter, with protein sequence MNPAVPSTPGGQTAPVPQSVLRKVTGAAAAGTVVEWFDFAVYGFLATQLAHAFFPASDGVVGLLQTFAVFAVAFALRPIGGAVFGVLGDRIGRKRVLALTVLLMSGATMAIGLLPTFGAVGVVAPLLLTLARSVQGLSAGGEYAGAVAYVIEHAPADQRSRYSSWMPAATFGSFSGAALLCWGLTAGLGTATMNEWGWRIPFLVAAPLGVVAFYIRRRLDESPVFQEALEAQRGKEHAPLRRTFALQWRPMLILGGYIALTALSFYTFSTYMTTFLREVVKMPADLVLFSNVIALAFAAALAPVLGRVCDRIGRRPTMLASSLLLGALAVPAYLLASGGSFGAALGGQALLAVGAVTANVVTAVLLSEVFPTEVRYTASAITYNVSYAVFGGTAPFVATWLIAATGNPMAPAIYLTVIAVGALVAAWLLPETAHRPLDGRTTAPRGSVSQSA encoded by the coding sequence ATGAACCCCGCAGTTCCCTCCACCCCTGGCGGCCAGACCGCCCCCGTCCCCCAGTCGGTCCTCCGCAAGGTCACCGGCGCCGCGGCCGCCGGCACCGTCGTCGAATGGTTCGACTTCGCCGTGTACGGCTTCCTCGCGACCCAGCTCGCGCACGCCTTCTTCCCGGCCAGCGACGGCGTCGTCGGCCTGCTCCAGACCTTTGCCGTCTTCGCCGTCGCGTTCGCGCTGAGGCCCATCGGCGGGGCGGTGTTCGGGGTCCTCGGCGACCGGATCGGCCGCAAGCGGGTGCTCGCCCTGACCGTCCTCCTCATGTCCGGCGCGACCATGGCCATAGGCCTCCTGCCGACGTTCGGTGCTGTCGGCGTCGTCGCGCCTCTCCTCCTCACCCTCGCCCGGAGCGTCCAGGGCCTCTCCGCCGGCGGCGAGTACGCCGGCGCCGTCGCGTACGTGATCGAGCACGCGCCCGCCGACCAGCGCTCGCGCTACTCCTCCTGGATGCCCGCCGCGACGTTCGGCTCGTTCTCCGGCGCCGCCCTCCTCTGCTGGGGGCTCACGGCAGGGCTCGGCACCGCCACGATGAACGAGTGGGGCTGGCGCATCCCGTTCCTCGTCGCCGCGCCGCTCGGCGTCGTCGCCTTCTACATCCGGCGCCGCCTCGACGAGTCGCCGGTCTTCCAGGAGGCCCTCGAGGCGCAGCGGGGCAAGGAGCACGCTCCCCTCCGCCGGACCTTCGCCCTCCAGTGGCGGCCCATGCTCATCCTGGGCGGGTACATCGCCCTCACGGCCCTGAGCTTCTACACCTTCTCCACCTACATGACCACGTTCCTGCGCGAGGTCGTGAAGATGCCCGCCGACCTCGTGCTGTTCAGCAATGTCATCGCCCTCGCGTTCGCCGCGGCCCTCGCCCCGGTCCTCGGCCGCGTGTGCGACCGGATCGGCCGCCGCCCCACGATGCTCGCCTCGTCGCTGCTGCTCGGCGCGCTCGCCGTGCCGGCGTACCTGCTCGCCTCGGGCGGATCCTTCGGGGCGGCCCTCGGCGGCCAGGCGCTGCTCGCGGTGGGCGCCGTGACGGCGAACGTCGTGACCGCCGTCCTGCTCTCGGAGGTCTTCCCGACCGAGGTGCGCTACACGGCGTCGGCCATCACCTACAACGTGAGCTACGCGGTGTTCGGCGGGACCGCGCCGTTCGTGGCCACGTGGCTCATCGCGGCGACCGGCAACCCCATGGCCCCGGCGATCTACCTGACCGTCATCGCCGTCGGCGCGCTCGTCGCGGCGTGGCTGCTCCCGGAGACGGCACACCGCCCGCTCGACGGACGCACGACGGCGCCGCGAGGCTCAGTCTCGCAGAGCGCCTGA